From the genome of Solanum lycopersicum chromosome 7, SLM_r2.1:
AGTTGGATCGTGCATGATGCTAAGGGTACATTGAATTTCGTAGTTTTTGATGCAATAATACGAAGTGTTAAGTTTCGGTGAAAAAGTTCATGAATCTGACAAGTTTAATGTTGGTTGCCAAGCATACATTAACCCTCCTCTCTTGTTTAAGCGTGAAACTCATTAAACACGTTCTTTTAGATAAAAACTCAATTGTAGATTCTTCTTTGCTGCGTGTGCTAAAAGCAAAGTTGCATTTGGGACCTGGTGTTGGGATGCAACTATTCTTTGAACATAGACATCTTGCTATTTAAACAGGGAAGGTTGTCTTCTCTTTTAGAGGAAAGaaaagattttggggatagaaAGAAGGCAACAAAAACAAGTGAAAAAATCAAACAacgttaaattaaataattaagtctAAAAGAATCAGTACTAAGAAAAAGGAGGAGATAGGTGAAATGCCTTGACTCCTTAATTGTCCAGTGAAGCAAACAAAATAGTTAAAGTACTGTAGAGGTCTGGAATCGAACTGACACAACCTAGAAGGAATTTCCGGAGTTTTGCCTGTGGCATCAGGTATTATTTTATCAACGAGTGGCACTCTTGACTCTTTATTGtaaagttttttttctctctctctatatatacacTTATATGTACCGAGTTTCGGATGAGGCTTTTTGGTGACGTGGCACCCCCTCAGCCCTTAGTAGATCCTCCCTTGGTCAAAAGGTACTCCTTTTTTCACTCGTAAGTAAAATATATGCATAAAAATTGTCTAGCACCAATAGGTGATGTAAGTTGGAATCCTCAAAGCAAGTGAAATTCATTGGAACTCAAGAAGTTTCTTTTATCTCATTGTGTATGAATTATCAGTTTACTTTCTTTGTCGTGGTATATTGCATGAGAAAATTATGTTTCATCTTTGCTGCATAAATTGCATTCCATTTTGCAATGGTCAACTATGTCTGACAAAATCTCCTTAATGCTATTCATTCAGGCTCTACATTGCAGAAGTGGAAGAGCATACCTGATCAATAAAGTGTGAGTGGCCTCTAACGttatattgatagtatacattGCTATTTCATGAATCCGTATTTTTGTTTTACAAGTGATTTAATTTGTCGATAAACCTGCATCCATTCGTGAATGACGACTGGTGCTTTCTTTTTGGGGCTTGTACGTTACTGTATCTGTTGTCGGGAGAAAAAGCTGATTAATATGTTTGGCACATCATTCGGACGCAGTTGATAGGTTTTTCTCCTAATTGGTTAAGTGTTACGTCACCATTAACAACCTGTTGCGTCTTTTTTCAGTGAGTTATAGGCAATACGGTCATTTTTATTCAACAGAATGCCATTTGTGACCagttaccagtttcaaaaaagaaaaaaaaagagaatgcCATTTGTGACCAAGTATATGTGGAATGAATGATATTGCCTGTCCggacatttttctttttgacatTGTAGGGGTTTATTTAATAATACTACCAAGATGGTACAAAAAGTACAAGCCACCAAAAAGACAAGTAGCAaccttttttattcttattattattccttTAAATTTCGGGGGTGGGGGGTTATAGATATAAATTGCTATTGCAAAGAAATGCACTTGAGGGCTGAGGCGTGTAGGAACTTCTCACATTTGATTCAAAATACTTTGTCATGCTTTCTATGGtattttttaatggtttcttttcttttgttatttctttttcaatcttCTTTGATATGTTTATCCTTGAGCCAAGGGTCTAtaggaaacaacctctctacctccaaAGTTAGGCGTATGATTTGACACACTATACCCTTTCTAGACCCCTGCCTGTAGGATTACATTGGGTaagtagttgttgttgttgattgcAAGTTCCAATGGCTCGCTCTACATCAGCATCAGCATCAGCTAGATATTATGTGCATTTGAGCATGACTGTTTGACTTAGGCTATACGGTTTGCTTAATTGTCAGAGGTATGTACTGTACGTACATACATATGTATTATGCTTGAATTCTTCTTGCCCAtctattttcaagattttggattCCTTGGATTAGCCTGGCTGCCCAGATTGTATGTTGTCATCAGCAACTATAGTTCAAATTTTCGTAGTTTCATAAATGAGTTATCGACTTAGCAAGTCAAAACATGCTGGATGGAATCTGTACTTTTGCATGGTTGCTTGGTGTAGACTGGAGTTTTCTGAGCGGCTGTAGTTGGTAGAAGGCCAGTTTCCTTTTTTAAAGATGTTGCTATGTTTAAAGCTTATTTCCTGACAGGAAGCTAATCTGAATTGACTGTGTTGGGCACCATCCAGATCCTTTCACCAAACCAAGCGAATCTCCTTACCATCCTAAATCCGAATTAACAATTTGCAGATTTTCCGATATTGATTGCAATTAGCGATTCGTTTATCTGCGGTTTGCTTTTTGCAGTTCCGATTTTGTtaacgaagaagaagaagtaaaTCTGAACACAATGGGGGAACACAAGTCTTCATCTAAGAAAAACTCTTCCAGAATGAAGAGGCTCAATGTTTCCTCTAAGGTATTTTTTTCCAACTCTCCTTTTCGATGCTTTCCATGTATTAACATAATAATATTCGTTTCGCTTGCTCAGTATTATGTATAATTAAAGTTCGTGTGTGGTGTGTTGCTTTATTTCTATTTCGTTTTGAATATCTgtgtatatttatgtattttaggtGTTTATCTTTATCTTAAACTAAAGTTATTGAACTTGTTTTGTATCAAATAAAATCATTCAACTTaaggttttaatttttaatctaCTTTAATTTGCTTTTTAAGGGCTTATGTTTTTTCTGATTACGGAATTAATTTTTGTGATGTTATGGAATATTTGTTAATGTCCTTTTGTAGAGATGCTAATAGTTCCCTTTTTACTGGTGATGGAAATATGGAAGAGAATTAAAACTGGTTAGTTATCTGCTATGTTGCTCGGATTCTCCATAAATGTTAGTTGCACCCGTATTAGATCCTCCTAAAATGCACTACTTTTTGTGGATTAAGCACCCGgcgacatttttgaagagttcgaACAAACATAAGTTATATGTACCCTCTGTTGAACACAAGTCCAAGCAACATATGTAATTAGCTGATTTTACTTTTGGGTCTTTTCATTGTGTACCATCAGGGGATGTTTTTTGGGGGATAAAAATTAAGATAGTCGTTCTTTtagctaaaaattaaaatgaaactgTTTTCCAAGAACAAGGGTCAAAAGGTAGTTCAAAAGGCTGGTTGTTTTGGGTACAATACTTGTATGAGTTGACATTACTGAACTGGGAGAATAGAAGTCCTACTCCTTCCAGTTTGCTTAGAAGGTATTATTTTCACgtaaatattcatatacatatcTGTAATATTGTAAGGCTTCATGTGATATAGCTCATGATTGCTCGTGGGAGTGTTAAGTCACATTGCATAGTCATTTGGATCGCTATAGTTAGAGTTCCATGAATCATTTATtgttctttgtattttttttgttttctgctCTATCCGCAATACAACCTTAGTGGAGCAAATCTAGAGTTATTAATGAAAAGAAACAATTACTGCACCTGTTAATACTTGGTATCTTTTAGGAGCAACCATGGAAAAACAGATAtctaagatattttattaaatatattctcttttgtttcaatttgtaATTCCTTAACTGACATCCAGAATAAAGAACTATGAAAGACTCTACAATAATTGATCATGCCAACACGCTTTGTACACTCGttaattgaatatatttaataccCAAATATTCATGGAGATGTTTTCATGAGaaattgcattatatttttaattaatattaggCATACTTTCGTAGAACAATGTAAGGTTACCTCCTATTTTCTTATCAATACATTCTCGTCTTTTTGCTGGCAATTCCACTTTATTATCCTTCATTATACATCTTCACGTGTTGTGTGGTTAGATACGCAAGAGAAAAAGCAGAAGAAACAAATCCAAGAGGTTATCCAGTTCCAAGGATGACTTGTCATCTCCTGCTTCTTTCTATTATTCTAGCAGTCCACTGTTTTTGTCCTCTGATTCATAGGTTGATTATAGTAGGAAAAAACGTAGGCACTCACGTGATATGAAACACGTGAAGACAAGAACTTGGATAAGATATTCAAGCCAAGATGTCAGTGAGAGTTCACCCCCGTAAAGAAAGAAAACTGTCAAATAGAAAGAGTCTTGATTATGGGAGAAAAGTACGAAAGAGACAATAGTATTAGCTCCGGAGGTAGAGATTCTAAGAGCTTTTCCACTTGCCAAGATGCAACTAATAGTGGTATATAGAAAGCTACTATAATATTgagtttaattaaaatacatttgCATATACTACTTAAGGTTCCAAATATTTATTGCTTTAACAAATTAATCTTGTCTTAAAATACCTGATGTTTGaagatttctttttattatatctaagttttaatttttttaaatttaattagtaaagTATTATGACCGATTAAAGAGAGACAAATAAAAAGGTAATATGAACAAGTATAGTTGTGattaaaaatattactataattaCTTTTGCAAAGCGATGTCCAAATAAAGTAggcataataaataaatatatcttttaatttgtcTTCTATACTAAGgcgaatgtatctatttatttaatttgtataagtTTAAAAgtctatttatacatatttaaaagtGAAGGACATAAATATTTGCTTAACCTACATTTAAAACACGTTTATGTATTACACAATAAAATACTGATAGATCTTTTTTATACATTTGAACAACACTAAAAGATAAGATTAGGTGGTTTTGAAGTTAATAAAACAAAATCTGCGCCACATGTTAAAATAAGCCGGTTTCTACTTTGTTTTTATGGAATTTAACACTCACTTCTGTGGGCTTAACTCTAAATCCTTAAAACCCCTCTAAGCCTTGTACTTTTCATCCATTCTATAAGAAGGGTTTCGATTTGGGAAATTGAGGCTGCGTGAAGTGAAAAATGGGGAGATTATTTTTGGTGCATCCTGATGGCAAAACTTACAATTGCAAATTTTGTGATGCCAAACTTGGTCACGTTGGTTCACTTGTTTCAAAGGTAcaattttccccctttttattgtttttggcTGATTGACAAGATCTAGCTATGTAAAATCCCGATCTTTCATTTTATATGGTTTTTTGTACATCCTGATCACTTTTTGGTACAAGTAAAAAATTTCACCTTTTGTATAGGTAGTAATGAGTTGTTTTTATGTTGTTCAGTGCAAATGTAATGCTTTTCTTGTTAATTCAGAAGTTTCAAATTTTACGAATTTGTCTCAGTTTCAATTAAACTTAGTGGAGCAAATCTAGAATTAATTATCAAAACAAACAATTATCTGCACCTATTGATACTTGGTATTTTTTAGAAGCCACCATGAAAAACAGATATCTAAGATCTTGTATTAAATACATTctcttttgtttcaatttgtaATTCGTTAACTGAAACTCAGAAGAAAGAATTATGAAAGAATATAATGCTTAATCATCCCAGCACACTTTGAACACTCTTTATTGcgttatatttataattaaaattaggcATGCTTTCTATAGAGCAATGTAAGGTTACCTCCTGTTTTCTTATCGATTCCAATTTTTAATCCTTCATTACACTTCTTCATGTGTTGTGTGGTTAGATACGGAAGAGAAATAGCAGAAGAAACAAATCCAAGAAGTTATCCAGTTCTGAGGATGACTCGTGATCTTCTGCTTCCTCTGATTATTCTAGCTGTCCACAGTCTTTGTCCTCCGATTCAGAGGTTGATTATAGTAGGAAAAGACGTAGGTACTCACGTAATATAGAACACGTGTAGAAAAGAactcaaagatgattttcaagcCAAGATGTAAGTGACGGTTCACCccctttaaaaaaaagagaaaggtcAAATAGAAAGATTCTTGATTATGGGACAAAAGTGCTGAAGAAGAAGCGAAAGAGACACGCTAGTATTAGCTCCACAAACAGTGACTCATGAAGTTGTTCTAGGAAAATAGTATTAGCTCCAAAGGTAGAGATTTTGAGAGCTTCTCCACTTGCCTAGATACAACTAATAGTGGTAAATAGGAAGCGATAACGAAATTGAGTTTGAATAGTAGACATTTGCATATAATCCTTAAGGTTcctaatatttttagttttaacaAATTAATCTTGTCTTAAAATACCTGACGtctgaagaatttttttaattatatctaagttttaaattttctaatttaattagtataGAATTATTACTGtttaaagagaaataaataaaaagtaatataaacTAGTATACTCGTGATTAaaaatattgctataaataCTTTTGCAAAGCATTGTCCAAATAAAataggcataatatataaatatatcttttaatttgtcTTCCATACTAAGACGAATGGatctatttgtttaatttatacaagcttaagtgtctatttatacataattaaaagtGAAGGGCATAAATATTTGCTTAACCTTCATTTAAAACacgtttatgtattatgcaaTAAAATACTGATAGCTcttttttatacatttaaacAGCTCTAAAAGATAGGATTAGGTGGTTTGAAGTTAATAAAACAAAATCTGCGTCGCATGTAATAATAAGCCGGTTTTCTACTTTGTTTTTTTATGGTATTTGACACTCCCTTCTGTGGGCTTAATACCAAATCCTTAAAACCCCTGATAATCCTTGGTGTTTTCATCCTTTCTTTAAGACTTCTGTGGGCTTGATTACCAAATCCTTAAAACTCCTCATAAGCCTTGTGTTCTCATCCCTTCTTTAAGAAGGGTTTCATTTTGGGGAACTTGAGGCTGAGTGAAGTGAAAATGGGGCGATTATTTTTTCAGGATCTTGAAGGCAAAACCTTCAATTGCAAATTCTGCAAAACCAAACTTGCCCGTGCTGATCAACTTATTACCAAGGTACAATTtttccccttttattttttattttttcttgaatgaCTAGATCTAGCTATGTAAAATCCCGATCTTTCATTTGACATGGCTAAATATCCTACAAGTGAAAATCTCACCTTTTTTATAGGTagtaaataagtaatttttatgtagtttaGTGCAAATGTTATGCTTTTCTTGTTAATTCAGTAGTGTCAAATTTACGATTTCGTCATTTCTCatcatgaatttgaatttgaccaTTAGGAAAATGGTTAATTGAGTTACGGATGGAAGAGAGtgcatattttatttgtctctAAAAAATGTTGCTGATTAGATCCAGAAATGAGTGACTATTTCATGAGAGATAGCAGCGACGTGTGAAGATGTTTGGAAGCTCTCAAGCTTGTTGGATCATGTCgattttatgtatatttagaGATGTTTGAACAAAATAGTTCATAGTTTAGCTAgattttctatttctttattGAAGGAGATCTCTTGGGAGAGGTTTTTCCCCATGTTAGATCGTGCATGATGCTAAGGGTACATTGAATTTCGTAGTTTTTGATGCAAATGTACAAAGTGTTAAGTTTCGTTGAAAAAGTTCATGAATCTGACAAGCTTAATGTTGTTTGCCAAGCATACATTAGCCCTCCTCTTTTGTTTAAGCGTGAAACTCATTAAACACGTTCTTTTAGATAAGAACTCAATTGTAGATTCTTCTTTGCTGCCTGTGCTAAAAGCAAAGTTGCATTTGGGATCTGGAGGTTTTGCGATGCAACTATTCTTTGAACATAGACATCTTGCTATTTAAAAAGGGAAGGTTGTCTTCTCTTTTATATGTTAATAAAACAAAATCTGCGCCACATATAAAAATAAGCCGGTTTTCTACTTTGTTTTTATGGAATTTAACATTCACTTCTGTGGGCTT
Proteins encoded in this window:
- the LOC138337051 gene encoding uncharacterized protein isoform X7, which encodes MGERKSSSKEKSSRKKRLKVSSKDLEGKTFNCKFCKTKLARADQLITKALHCRSGRAYLINKVSDFVNEEEEVNLNTMGEHKSSSKKNSSRMKRLNVSSKDLEGKTFNCKFCKTKLARADQLITKENG